Proteins from a single region of Eremothecium gossypii ATCC 10895 chromosome VI, complete sequence:
- a CDS encoding DXO/RAI1 family decapping nuclease (Syntenic homolog of Saccharomyces cerevisiae YGL246C (RAI1); Tandem gene duplication in this genome), translating to MTTISVWSNSQHRSLFKKPDGYYSDSPPNRLRIMEDPNLSHYLFSDAHIDKNTDPLVWKPELQEEQAQSEDDAGSLHGLLYMLMEYERRNGKKIDADFIASGEHLKHLIYPLLGGPSAHVDIYVRNFDGQIFIRAVQKKHCPLRYENRGKICSCGKRMQEEGRSPSMTINSSYELPFWSKQVVRNGPQYMNVARAGVGEHKMVIGVEADGILASKELKGGNLKHYVELGVCKERWDLDRRLFFVWLHCFVVGIDRITIGFRDDSFKLVDVQEYRTMEILQLFETSALRNDCNSVMNWYGEILKNLSRFFKRRADDFCVYKLNVSRSLGILMAQDCTWGYDNDIRAVDDFIPGWFREWRQSLKQPHHVLGDGRIDVFEPYTLSLRNCWSASPRTSVSGTLTSVARLLQRSRDMVIESELSPWGSMIFWPPEELGYYSTNVSGELKVMDDSNLSYYYLPDADIEKHIDLSAGARKFQDEQAEAEDDTGSLHGLLQTLMEYERRKSKKVNADIIAFRGQVKRLIHCAFGGHATDVDMYVMSFDGQLFIRAARKKLEFPTSPRESWAYLAYYSGYKFERMALLDRPVAETPREVLESRGKQVVRNGPQYRTVMRTGVGEHKLVLGAEIDGIIDFREPTGDNLKHYVELKVCQKNRNFSEKLFSSWLQCFLVGINRVIIGFRDEKFVLKSVEEFSTSEIPHLLKGTEYSNVCVDAIEWYGALTKWLCELPRGPEDDFKLYRLSCSHGALRLRQLHDEDLANGDDIIPGWFREWRRSLNST from the coding sequence ATGACAACTATATCGGTGTGGAGTAACTCGCAACATCGCTCTTTGTTCAAGAAGCCGGATGGGTACTACTCTGATTCTCCGCCCAACAGGTTGAGAATCATGGAAGACCCGAACTTGTCGCATTATTTATTTTCTGACGCGCACATCGACAAGAACACCGACCCGCTTGTGTGGAAGCCGGAGCTACAAGAAGAGCAGGCGCAGTCGGAAGATGACGCAGGATCGCTACACGGGCTTTTATATATGTTGATGGAGTACGAGCGGCGCAATGGCAAAAAGATTGACGCGGACTTCATTGCGTCCGGCGAGCACCTGAAGCATCTGATCTATCCCTTATTGGGAGGTCCCTCTGCGCATGTAGATATTTACGTGAGGAACTTCGACGGACAGATATTCATTCGTGCGGTACAGAAGAAGCACTGCCCGCTCAGATATGAGAATCGGGGCAAAATTTGTAGCTGCGGGAAGCGTATGCAGGAGGAGGGCAGATCGCCTTCCATGACGATTAATTCGAGTTACGAGCTGCCGTTTTGGAGCAAGCAGGTCGTCCGCAACGGGCCGCAATACATGAATGTGGCGAGAGCCGGCGTCGGGGAGCATAAGATGGTGATCGGGGTCGAGGCTGACGGGATCTTGGCATCCAAGGAGCTTAAGGGCGGCAATCTCAAGCACTACGTGGAGCTGGGGGTTTGTAAGGAACGCTGGGACCTCGACAGAAGGCTTTTCTTTGTATGGCTGCACTGCTTTGTGGTAGGCATCGACAGAATTACTATTGGATTCCGGGATGACAGCTTCAAGCTGGTGGACGTCCAGGAATATAGGACGATGGAGATTCTGCAGCTGTTCGAGACCTCAGCGCTACGCAACGACTGTAACTCGGTGATGAATTGGTATGGTGAGATTTTGAAGAATTTGTCTCGCTTTTTCAAGCGACGTGCAGATGACTTCTGTGTCTACAAGCTGAACGTTTCTCGTTCCCTTGGAATACTAATGGCGCAGGACTGCACATGGGGGTACGACAACGATATCAGAGCTGTTGACGACTTTATTCCTGGTTGGTTCCGCGAATGGCGGCAATCCTTAAAACAACCACACCATGTATTAGGCGATGGGCGTATAGACGTTTTCGAGCCCTACACTTTGAGTTTACGTAACTGCTGGTCTGCATCACCAAGAACCTCTGTTTCAGGTACATTAACTTCCGTTGCTCGATTGTTGCAGAGATCCCGAGATATGGTAATTGAGTCAGAGCTCTCTCCGTGGGGAAGCATGATATTCTGGCCACCGGAGGAGTTGGGGTACTACTCTACGAATGTGAGCGGAGAGCTTAAAGTCATGGACGACTCAAACCTGTCGTATTACTATTTGCCCGACGCCGACATCGAGAAACATATCGATCTTtccgcgggcgcgcggaaGTTCCAAGACGAGCAGGCAGAGGCGGAAGATGACACAGGATCGCTGCACGGCCTGTTACAGACGCTGATGGAGTACGAGCGGCGGAAGAGCAAAAAAGTCAACGCGGACATCATCGCGTTCAGGGGGCAGGTGAAGCGGCTGATCCATTGTGCGTTTGGAGGTCACGCCACGGACGTGGACATGTACGTGATGAGCTTCGACGGGCAGCTCTTCATTCGTGCGGCACGCAAGAAGCTTGAGTTCCCGACGTCTCCGCGGGAGAGTTGGGCGTACCTTGCGTATTACAGCGGATACAAATTCGAGCGCATGGCGCTCCTGGACCGTCCGGTGGCCGAAACTCCGCGCGAGGTTCTGGAGAGCCGCGGCAAACAGGTCGTCCGCAACGGTCCGCAATACAGGACTGTGATGAGAACCGGCGTCGGGGAGCACAAGCTGGTGCTCGGAGCTGAGATCGACGGCATCATTGACTTCCGCGAGCCTACGGGCGACAACCTGAAGCACTACGTGGAGCTGAAGGTGTGTCAGAAGAACCGGAACTTCTCAGAGAAACTTTTCTCTTCTTGGCTGCAATGCTTTCTGGTGGGCATAAACAGGGTTATTATTGGATTCCGGGATGAGAAATTCGTCCTGAAGAGCGTCGAGGAGTTCAGTACGTCAGAGATCCCACACCTGTTAAAGGGCACGGAATATTCCAATGTATGTGTGGACGCAATAGAGTGGTATGGTGCTCTTACGAAGTGGCTATGTGAGCTTCCGCGGGGCCCTGAAGACGACTTCAAGCTGTACAGGCTCTCCTGCTCGCATGGTGCTTTACgtctgcgccagctgcacgACGAAGACCTCGCGAATGGGGACGATATTATTCCTGGTTGGTTCCGCGAGTGGCGGCGGTCGCTCAATAGTACATAA
- a CDS encoding DXO/RAI1 family decapping nuclease (Syntenic homolog of Saccharomyces cerevisiae YGL246C (RAI1); Tandem gene duplication in this genome) has product MVFESELLLQRRLATTALKQPKELGYYSTNVGGELKVMDESNLSYYYLPDADIEKHIDLSAGARKFQDEQAEAEDDTGSLHGLLQTLMEYERRKSKKVNADIIAFRGQVKRLIHCAFGGHATDVDMYVMSFDGQLFIRAARKKLEFPTSPRESWAYLAYYSGYKFERMALLDRPVAETPREVLESRGKQVVRNGPQYKTVVRTGVGEHKLVLGAEVDGIFDFREPTGDNLKHYVELKVAKKVQTLKDATNFEQKLFSVWLQCFLVGINRVIIGFRDEKFVLKSVEEFSTSEIPLLLKSTGLRNACVDAIKWYGALTKWLCELPRGPEDDFKLYRLSCSRGALHLRQLHDEDLANGDDIIPGWFREWRRSLSKSHGS; this is encoded by the coding sequence ATGGTATTTGAATCGGAGCTGCTTCTGCAGAGGCGGCTGGCAACTACAGCGCTCAAGCAGCCTAAGGAGTTGGGGTACTACTCTACTAATGTGGGTGGAGAGCTTAAAGTCATGGACGAATCAAACCTGTCGTATTACTATTTGCCCGACGCCGACATCGAGAAACATATCGATCTTtccgcgggcgcgcggaaGTTCCAAGACGAGCAGGCAGAGGCGGAAGATGACACAGGATCGCTGCACGGCCTGTTACAGACGCTGATGGAGTACGAGCGGCGGAAGAGCAAAAAAGTCAACGCGGACATCATCGCGTTCAGGGGGCAGGTGAAGCGGCTGATCCATTGTGCGTTTGGAGGTCACGCCACGGACGTGGACATGTACGTGATGAGCTTCGACGGGCAGCTCTTCATTCGTGCGGCACGCAAGAAGCTTGAGTTCCCGACGTCTCCGCGGGAGAGTTGGGCGTACCTTGCGTATTACAGCGGATACAAATTCGAGCGCATGGCGCTCCTGGACCGTCCGGTGGCCGAAACTCCGCGCGAGGTTCTGGAGAGCCGCGGCAAACAGGTCGTCCGCAACGGCCCGCAATACAAGACTGTGGTGAGGACCGGCGTCGGGGAGCACAAGCTGGTGCTCGGGGCTGAGGTCGACGGCATCTTTGACTTCCGCGAGCCTACGGGCGACAACCTGAAGCACTACGTGGAGCTGAAGGTGGCCAAGAAGGTGCAGACGCTCAAAGACGCAACCAACTTCGAGCAAAAACTTTTCTCTGTGTGGCTGCAGTGCTTTCTGGTGGGCATCAACAGGGTTATTATTGGATTCCGGGATGAGAAATTCGTCCTGAAGAGCGTCGAGGAGTTCAGTACGTCCGAGatcccgctgctgctcaagTCCACGGGACTGCGCAACGCGTGTGTGGACGCGATAAAGTGGTATGGTGCTCTTACGAAGTGGCTATGTGAGCTTCCGCGGGGCCCCGAAGACGACTTCAAGCTATACAGGCTCTCCTGCTCGCGTGGTGCTTTacatctgcgccagctgcacgACGAAGACCTCGCGAATGGGGACGATATTATTCCTGGTTGGTTCCGCGAGTGGAGGCGGTCGCTCAGTAAATCACACGGTAGTTAA
- the GUS1 gene encoding glutamate--tRNA ligase GUS1 (Syntenic homolog of Saccharomyces cerevisiae YGL245W (GUS1)): protein MSSTLIIAAKSPAVAYAELIAARAVNEAKQDAVAIQFTEGKEAAAASFDGESQNALERMVEKYPDVLGSVPEEAAWWIAYARTDLVVKDFKKLSGSLEKLDAHLNLRTFVLGGMQPTVADVAVWGALRSNGPVGSIIKNKVYVNVSRWYTTLELIPAFGGAHEFLAKSLKELKAAGNVNKKKETHKANFEIDLPDAKIGEVVTRFPPEPSGYLHIGHAKAALLNQYFAQAYKGKLIIRFDDTNPSKERVEFQDSILEDLELLGIKGDRITHSSDYFQEMYDYCVQMIKEGKAYCDDTPTERMREERMEGIASARRERSVEENLKIFTEEMKNGTEEGLKNCVRAKIDYAALNKTLRDPVLYRCNLTPHHRTGTAWKIYPTYDFCVPIVDALEGVTHALRTIEYRDRNAQYEWMLNALKLRKVHIWDFARVNFVRTLLSKRKLQWLVDKQVVSNWDDPRFPTVRGVRRRGMTIEGLRNFVLSQGPSRNVINLEWNLIWAFNKKVIDPIAPRHTVVTNPVKLHLNGADVPQTPLTEMKPKHKKNPAVGEKKVIYYKDVLIGAEDAAMLAAGEEVTLMDWGNAIIRGKNDDGSLTADLNLEGDFKKTKFKLTWLADTSDTVPVDLVDFDHLISKDRLEEEDNFEDFLTPETEFHTTAIADLNVKDMKVGDVIQFERTGYYRLDTVGSGDKPFVFFTIPDGKAVNKYGAKK from the coding sequence ATGTCTTCCACTTTGATCATTGCTGCTAAGTCACCGGCAGTTGCTTATGCAGAGCTAATTGCAGCTCGCGCTGTGAACGAGGCGAAGCAGGACGCTGTGGCCATCCAGTTTACGGAGGGGAAGGAAGCCGCGGCAGCGTCGTTCGACGGGGAATCGCAGAATGCGCTTGAAAGAATGGTGGAGAAGTACCCAGACGTGCTCGGATCCGTACCCGAGGAGGCTGCGTGGTGGATAGCATATGCCAGAACGGATCTTGTTGTCAAGGACTTCAAGAAGCTGTCCGGATCGCTAGAGAAGCTGGACGCGCACTTGAACCTGCGGACGTTTGTGCTGGGCGGCATGCAGCCCACAGTTGCGGACGTCGCGGTGTGGGGCGCTCTGCGCTCCAATGGACCTGTGGGCTCGATTATCAAGAACAAGGTGTACGTGAACGTGTCGCGCTGGTACACCACGTTGGAGCTGATCCCTGCGTTTGGGGGAGCGCACGAGTTCCTGGCTAAGAGCTTGAAGGAGCTAAAGGCTGCGGGAAACGTAaacaagaagaaggagacACACAAGGCGAACTTTGAGATTGACTTGCCGGATGCCAAGATCGGCGAGGTTGTGACCCGTTTCCCACCAGAGCCCTCTGGATACCTGCACATCGGACACGCGAAGGCGGCGCTGTTGAACCAGTATTTTGCACAGGCATACAAAGGTAAGTTGATCATCAGGTTCGACGACACCAACCCGTCCAAGGAAAGGGTTGAGTTCCAGGACTCTATCTTGGAGGACCTGGAGCTACTGGGCATCAAGGGTGACAGAATTACCCACTCCTCCGACTACTTCCAGGAGATGTACGATTACTGTGTGCAAATGATCAAGGAGGGCAAGGCCTACTGTGATGACACTCCTACCGAACGCATGCGTGAAGAGCGTATGGAAGGGATTGCCTCTGCGAGAAGAGAGCGTTCGGTTGAAGAAAACTTGAAGATTTTCACGGAGGAGATGAAAAACGGTACCGAGGAGGGTTTAAAGAACTGTGTTCGTGCCAAGATTGACTACGCAGCCCTAAACAAGACACTAAGAGACCCTGTCCTTTACAGATGCAACTTGACCCCACATCACCGCACCGGTACCGCTTGGAAGATCTACCCCACATACGACTTCTGTGTTCCAATTGTGGATGCGCTAGAAGGTGTCACCCATGCTCTACGTACGATTGAATACAGAGACCGCAATGCTCAGTACGAGTGGATGTTGAATGCCCTAAAGTTGAGAAAGGTTCACATCTGGGACTTTGCGCGTGTGAACTTTGTTCGGACGCTGTTGTCCAAGAGAAAGCTACAATGGCTGGTTGACAAGCAGGTTGTCTCCAACTGGGATGACCCTAGATTCCCAACTGTAAGAGGTGTGAGAAGACGCGGTATGACCATTGAGGGTCTTCGCAACTTCGTGCTATCCCAGGGCCCTTCCAGAAATGTTATTAACCTGGAATGGAACCTCATCTGGGCATTCAACAAGAAGGTCATTGACCCAATTGCTCCAAGACACACGGTGGTCACTAACCCGGTTAAACTTCATTTGAATGGTGCTGATGTTCCTCAGACGCCTCTAACGGAAATGAAACCAAAACACAAAAAGAACCCAGCCGTTGGCGAGAAGAAGGTCATCTATTACAAGGATGTTCTAATTGGCGCTGAGGATGCTGCGATGCTTGCGGCTGGTGAAGAGGTTACATTGATGGACTGGGGTAATGCTATTATCAGAGGGAAGAATGACGATGGGTCCTTGACCGCGGACTTGAACTTGGAAGGTGATTTCAAGAAGACCAAGTTCAAATTAACTTGGTTGGCAGACACCTCAGACACCGTTCCTGTGGACTTGGTTGACTTTGACCACTTGATCAGCAAGGACAGACTAGAGGAAGAGGATAACTTTGAAGACTTCCTCACCCCGGAGACGGAATTCCACACGACAGCCATCGCAGACTTGAATGTCAAGGATATGAAGGTTGGTGATGTTATTCAGTTCGAAAGAACCGGGTATTATAGACTAGACACCGTTGGATCCGGCGACAAACCTTTTGTCTTCTTCACTATTCCAGATGGTAAGGCTGTCAACAAGTACGGTGCTAAGAAATGA
- the BRR6 gene encoding Brr6p (Syntenic homolog of Saccharomyces cerevisiae YGL247W (BRR6)): MGEHNHVAYRGNGAPFPRANIRHPIDYVQVVFNGCIAFGALFLLARFVQLVQYDVQLQRAQQHLEDAFTIQQCAKYYEENRCGGQKQPPALAERCARWAQCMALDAHPTSDASVRLWARTLASTLNEFTEQVSLRTVIVLLVCTLSVILAANFAFGTYRVYYVQQRT; the protein is encoded by the coding sequence ATGGGGGAACATAACCATGTGGCCTACCGCGGAAACGGCGCGCCATTCCCAAGGGCCAATATCAGGCACCCCATCGACTATGTCCAGGTAGTATTTAATGGCTGCATAGCATTCGGAGCTCTCTTCCTACTCGCACGCTTCGTACAGCTGGTGCAATACGACGTGCAACTGCAGCGGGCGCAGCAGCATCTCGAAGACGCATTTACTATCCAGCAATGCGCAAAGTACTATGAAGAAAACAGATGCGGGGGACAAAAACAGCCGCCGGCACTCGCAGAGCGCTGTGCACGGTGGGCCCAATGTATGGCGCTGGATGCGCACCCGACGTCAGACGCGTCCGTCCGGCTATGGGCGCGCACACTGGCTTCCACACTGAATGAGTTCACAGAGCAGGTATCGCTGCGCACAGTTATCGTGCTGCTGGTATGCACCCTGTCGGTTATCCTCGCGGCAAACTTCGCGTTCGGCACATACAGAGTCTATTACGTACAACAAAGGACATAA
- the PDE1 gene encoding 3',5'-cyclic-nucleotide phosphodiesterase PDE1 (Syntenic homolog of Saccharomyces cerevisiae YGL248W (PDE1)): protein MGGFELTVLGSCGGPWESGTQSFMLKPRGSTNYGYVCVDAGSGLKQLIELAAAQDPNAEVESFYKRDFEPVAAYHSERATANPGLGTLSARTAEHFRTELVAVQRGAALYHEIGEVFVTHPHLDHVIALALNSPMAGIREKRVLGLPFTIQALRKHIFNDKVWPDLLGPRDPVFELEAMEPVKPHVSSIVPHWTITPFPVSHGVTVREREPFYSTGFLFRDLNGGDMLLIIGDLESDRCSGKDHLARIWKYLARTGPLALLRGIVIECSTADLEDEAYLYGHMSPQHIVYELQQLRQAYNRPLDGLSIIITHTKMECIDEDPRLLILRDLRQKSAEANLGRIDFSVAVRGYTHFM, encoded by the coding sequence ATGGGTGGATTTGAGCTGACGGTCCTTGGAAGCTGTGGGGGGCCGTGGGAGAGCGGCACGCAGTCGTTCATGTTGAAGCCAAGAGGGTCTACGAACTATGGTTACGTGTGTGTAGATGCTGGTTCTGGACTGAAGCAGCTTATAGAGCTAGCAGCGGCCCAAGACCCGAATGCGGAGGTCGAAAGCTTTTACAAACGTGATTTCGAACCGGTGGCGGCGTACCACAGCGAGAGGGCAACAGCGAACCCGGGGCTGGGCACACTTAGTGCACGTACGGCGGAACATTTCAGAACGGAGCTGGTTGCTGTgcagcgcggcgcggcgctgtACCATGAGATTGGAGAGGTATTTGTGACACATCCGCACCTGGACCACGTTATAGCACTGGCACTGAACTCGCCGATGGCTGGGATCCGCGAGAAACGCGTGCTGGGGTTACCCTTCACCATACAAGCGTTGCGCAAGCATATATTTAATGATAAAGTATGGCCTGATCTGCTGGGGCCGCGTGATCCTGTGTTCGAGCTAGAGGCGATGGAGCCTGTAAAACCACACGTTAGCTCCATAGTGCCGCACTGGACTATAACACCCTTCCCTGTGAGTCATGGGGTCACAGTACGGGAACGTGAACCATTCTACAGTACAGGGTTCTTGTTCCGAGATCTCAACGGCGGAGATATGCTGCTTATCATCGGTGATCTGGAGTCTGATCGATGCTCAGGCAAGGACCATCTGGCGCGCATATGGAAGTACTTGGCGCGCACCGGCCCGCTGGCACTACTCCGCGGGATTGTTATAGAATGCTCAACTGCAGACCTTGAAGATGAGGCCTACCTATACGGACATATGTCCCCGCAACATATTGTCTACGAGTTGCAACAGCTACGACAGGCGTACAATAGGCCACTGGATGGGCTATCAATAATTATAACGCATACCAAAATGGAATGCATAGACGAAGATCCTCGTCTGCTAATTCTTCGAGACCTTAGACAAAAAAGTGCAGAGGCTAACCTCGGGCGTATCGACTTTTCAGTGGCGGTTCGGGGCTATACCCACTTCATGTAG
- the KGD4 gene encoding alpha-ketoglutarate dehydrogenase subunit KGD4 (Syntenic homolog of Saccharomyces cerevisiae YFR049W (YMR31)) translates to MQQSAVRLARAYVPMIRFVGGRHPAVARGEAGPHPCTSGGLAPGSPECVSVAEYLSKLTPFRVVRYTKPQAGVNGSRYEFRQRELQEGELSSVLDLPARYRTRPLEDAEMECINQGGIY, encoded by the coding sequence ATGCAACAGAGCGCAGTAAGACTAGCACGGGCGTACGTGCCTATGATCCGGTTTGTGGGGGGGAGACACCCTGCGGTAGCGCGCGGCGAAGCCGGCCCGCATCCATGCACTAGCGGGGGTCTGGCTCCTGGATCACCCGAGTGCGTGTCCGTTGCAGAGTACTTGAGCAAGCTCACTCCGTTCCGCGTGGTGCGCTACACAAAGCCACAGGCTGGCGTCAACGGCTCACGCTACGAGTTCCGTCAGCGCGAACTACAAGAGGGCGAGCTATCATCGGTTCTGGACCTTCCTGCACGCTACCGCACGCGGCCGCTTGAGGACGCCGAGATGGAGTGCATTAACCAGGGCGGGATCTACTGA
- the RMD8 gene encoding Rmd8p (Syntenic homolog of Saccharomyces cerevisiae YFR048W (RMD8)) — protein MAGDDMVQVGNNRTVPRNMMSRRSPSILVTDARSTKKRSSAPFAGNANTRRDKTGGSMPTVIENRAGRRMGPMGGREFMPKAGSGRTRQGKFSEVSMDNILSEMSDVPSGRRQERLSSSSFEYERRPAHYNKTIRPLPSRTSKTSEKFVLIPDENVKRFAQGFHKRSASRVFSELSYGEHNTAGLPSITAYNVAEGFNLNLASQFLKETHNVSIRRYDECLYVPYCLPLLPGKDGFRIRSNVSKKMVGGKTLIDRLIDTSEQRDHHYEYYSGVETVEDMHNNFEINENGNGRDPDGLRNADHLAPLSSNMQSFDPSEPQFFAEELSEIGLHPIQDSSSEQHEREKVLDAQQHAEIFIFNYGVIVFWNFTELEEKNILGDIAFSGMKNMVTRPLDEQDIEIEQFHFEYDMDTERPRIFNDIITLRSGDHIIKLTLSHAIAQSTKLSRFEKRITPILGTVSKLPKRLALYGTLGLKREQLLKKSGKLFKLRVDVNLSSSVLDTPEFFWSFEPSLHPLYTAMREYLEIDPRVQVLNDRCKVFLEFFDICVNSIAEKDMARITWWLVIVIFISVLVSTAEILVRYFIIKRH, from the coding sequence ATGGCAGGAGATGATATGGTACAGGTTGGCAACAACAGGACAGTGCCGAGGAATATGATGTCACGGAGGTCACCGAGCATCTTGGTGACGGACGCTCGGTCTACGAAGAAGCGGAGTAGCGCGCCGTTTGCGGGAAATGCCAATACACGGCGAGATAAGACGGGTGGGTCGATGCCGACGGTAATCGAGAACCGTGCAGGGCGGCGGATGGGTCCGATGGGGGGCCGGGAATTCATGCCGAAGGCGGGCTCAGGCCGCACGCGCCAGGGCAAGTTCAGCGAGGTGTCGATGGACAATATTTTGTCTGAGATGTCGGACGTGCCGTccgggcggcggcaggagcggctgtcgtcgtcgtccttTGAGTATGAGCGGCGGCCCGCACATTACAACAAGACCATCCGACCGCTTCCCTCTCGGACATCCAAGACGTCCGAGAAATTCGTATTGATTCCCGATGAGAACGTGAAGCGGTTTGCGCAGGGTTTCCACAAACGGTCGGCGTCGCGAGTGTTCTCTGAACTCTCGTACGGCGAGCACAATACGGCGGGTTTACCAAGCATCACAGCTTATAACGTCGCTGAGGGGTTCAACTTGAACCTTGCGTCACAGTTTTTAAAGGAAACACATAATGTCTCGATCAGGCGGTATGACGAGTGCCTCTACGTGCCATACTGCCTTCCGTTGCTTCCAGGGAAGGACGGGTTCAGAATCCGCTCGAATGTATCCAAGAAAATGGTTGGCGGCAAGACTTTGATTGACCGATTGATCGACACAAGTGAGCAACGTGACCACCACTATGAATATTATTCCGGGGTTGAAACCGTTGAAGATATGCATAACAATTTCGAAATAAACGAGAACGGGAACGGCAGGGACCCTGACGGGCTCAGGAATGCAGACCACCTTGCGCCGCTATCCAGCAATATGCAGTCGTTTGACCCTAGCGAACCGCAGTTTTTTGCAGAAGAGCTGTCGGAAATTGGGCTTCATCCAATTCAGGACTCCTCAAGTGAGCAGCATGAACGGGAGAAGGTACTGGACGCACAGCAACATGCTGAGATTTTCATCTTCAATTATGGCGTAATAGTATTTTGGAACTTTACTGAGCTGGAAGAAAAGAATATTTTGGGCGATATTGCATTCTCTGGTATGAAGAACATGGTAACTCGGCCGTTAGACGAGCAAGATATAGAAATCGAACAGTTTCACTTCGAATATGACATGGATACGGAACGACCGCGTATTTTCAACGACATTATTACTTTGCGGTCCGGCGACCATATAATTAAGTTAACCCTATCACACGCCATTGCACAATCCACTAAACTTTCGCGGTTTGAGAAACGAATAACCCCCATCCTTGGTACTGTCTCCAAACTCCCGAAAAGGTTGGCACTTTACGGCACATTAGGTCTAAAGAGAGAACAGTTATTAAAAAAATCTGGTAAATTATTTAAATTGAGAGTCGACGTTAACCTATCATCAAGTGTTCTAGATACTCCGGAGTTTTTCTGGTCATTTGAGCCAAGTTTACATCCCTTATACACCGCCATGAGAGAGTACTTGGAGATAGATCCCAGGGTACAAGTTTTGAATGACCGCTGCAAAGTCTTTCTTGAATTCTTCGACATATGCGTAAATTCGATTGCGGAGAAAGACATGGCAAGGATTACATGGTGGCTAGTGATTGTCATTTTCATTAGTGTTTTGGTCTCCACAGCTGAAATATTAGTTAGATATTTCATTATAAAAAGACACTAG